TGCGTAAATACAGCGCTCCAGCGGTACCTGCAAGCCGGATTACCGCACTTCAGGCGGTGGATTTATGGAAGAAACACTTTGCGGAGAGAGGCGTGATGGAGCCGGACCACTCCAGTCTATACATTATCGCTCACCTGCTCGGTGCTAAAACTGTGAGTTGAAATTTCTTGAGCTCCTTCAACAATACTTTGACATAATGTCTGTGTCTGAACTGACgcattaacatttaacaacataCCTTCCTGTTCTCTCATGCCGTATCCAGATAGAAAGTCTTGAGCGGGGGAAGTTATCAGAGCTACTAAGCCCAgaaaaaacagagcaaatgTGGAAGCTCTGCAATAGACGCCTATCCAGGTAAAAAGGTTTCTACATACACCTCAATATAAATAAGTATTCATATGTTTTTTCACTGAGAATACTCATACtcctaaatgtgtgtgtttgatgcagAATGCCAGTGCAGTATGTGATTGAAGAGTGGGACTTCAGAGATCTGACACTGACGATGAGACCTCCTGTGTTCATACCAAGACCTGAAACCGAGGTTTGacgggagaaaaaaacattccacaCATACGAAACAATGTTCAGTGAAATCCCATCGATCAATCACACATGACCGGAGCGTcgttttttctgtgtgttggtGCAGGAACTGGTTGAACTCGTGCTCTCTGATCTGGAGATGAATTATGGAGTTGGTTCAGACGGCCAGCATACATGTTTGGAAGTGGGATGTGGCTCCGGTGCCATTTGTCTCAGTCTGCTGAAGAGTCTGCCTCAGGttaggtttgtttttattgtatgaaATAGATTCTTAGCCAAGCTAGCCTCTTGGAATGGCAGTGTCGGTCCGTCAGTCCAACACAATGATTAAAGCTGAAGtatctattggatggattgccatgggATTTTGTACATACATTCGCCAGAGGAAAATGCCTGCATTTTgtattcatggttcccagaggaagTATCCTGAGTGAGTTTGttattcatgacttttcatCGAGTGACACcttgaggttgacatttgtggttttgagtgaaacaactattagatggattTCCATCAAATTTGGTACAggtattcatgttcccctcaggataaaTCTGAATAACTTCAATTTAGATATAGATACCGTCAAAAATAATGAGCCTCAGGTGAACTTTGTGTTTAGTTATAATacgcaaatgttagcatgctaacacactaaactaagatgtaGTTTGATTTAGTTTAGTATGTTTAATATGACTCCTGCCAATcataagcatgttagcatggtcATTGTGAGCATTTTGCAATGCTGACATTAAAAAAGGACTCCACcaatttagcattgcactcctATAACATtgtcaaaatgtcctttttattcCACGCATTATTCTTCCTTGTTAAAACatggtgcctacattacccaaaATGCAACACAACCACTAGCAGTTCAGTTGGAGATGTGGGTGTGTTATGATTGATATGTTAAGCTTAGCTCACTTCTTTCTATGCCACACCCCCggatgtttttccattttcaaatgtttagtCTCTGTAGCCATGAAAGACTTTAAAGTGTAAAATCTGGAGTTCCCCTTCAACATTCAGCATTTAGTCTGCTgactctttgtcttgttttgtaaGTACTGAAATGATAAGTCAGTTAAGTGATCAGTAGGTTCagagaaaatgcatttattacagAAGTAGTTTGTCAGTTTTCTATACTTATACTTAATACTGTGGGTTTTTAGGCTGCTAGTCAGACTATTCAAGTAATTCTGTTTTGGTTACAGGTGATGGCCATGTGTcaattttttaacattttagggACTAAATAATTATCTCTTAATAGAATAGTCTTATAGTATGATTTAAAAATCATTAGGTTAATTAATGAAGACAAACATCATTAGCCACAGCTGTAGAATAGATGCATGGCTAAGTAAAAGAGCTTCGCAGTAGAAAACACTGTTGTCTTCACCTCTCAAAGCTCAGCATAAAGTGTCAGCTCAATGCTGAACCAAACAAACTTTCTGCTATCCTGTCATAAGTTCCGCTATATCTGTTTATTTACTCTCTACACTGTTAACAGATCATAAAACAGTCATGCAGACAAATAGATTATTGTCCCTTGGGTAGTTGTGTCCAAAGGGTAAACATCCCTTTTATTTgctgtctgtttctcttccaACAGCTCAAAGTTACTGCTCTGGATCAAAGCCTGGATGCAGTGGATTTAACAGGAGAGAACGCGTTAAGGTAATTGTACCATAGCACACGAAAACAAGTTGTAAATGTCCTTATTGATTTACTTTTATTGTGGTTAAAGAATcacaattcattatttaattttttcttgGGTGTAAAGATGAATGCGTAAAGTCtgataaaggttttttttctgcaggttgGGGCTTCAGGACAGATTACAGATTCATCATTTAGATGTAATGAAAGGTAAGTGGAAGCAGTGCTTTGCAGATAGTCGTGAAATGAACCTCAACATGTtgctgataaaaataaaaaaaagttgtgtttttgtgtgttggcAGATACAGAAACTGTGTTGAGCCTTTGTCGCCATGTCTCAGCTTTGGTCAGTAACCCCCCGTACCTGTTCTCAGAGGATATGAGCACGTTGGAACCTGAAATACTTCGGTGactaaaacacattaaaaaaacaaaaaaacaactaaattgTATGTggttaattttattttattttatttgaaaatgtctaAAATGAATTTTGATCAGTGCATTAGGTGTCATTTAggattgtatattttttttatctaatgacatgaaatgaatgtatttaagtGATATATGTTTTACTGTGTGCCCAGGTTTGAAGACCATGCTGCTTTAGATGGAGGTAAAGATGGTTTGAAAGTAATCAAACAGATTTTGACTCTGGCTCCTCAGATTCTATCAAATCATGGGTAAGAAACCCCTCtgcccgacacacacacacacacacacacacacacacacacacacctgggttTAATTCCCACCAGCCTACTGGCTTGTCACAGGAACACCATATTGAGAAAAACACGCGTATCATGTTGCCTCTTTAATGGGTTAAGCTTTTTAAAGGACTTCCCATGAAAACAGGTCCAGTGACATGGCACTTGTGATAATTCTGTCCTGTtcatgatacatttttaatccaTTATGTGTTCTCTTTCTGGTGAATAACAGACGTGTTTACTTGGAAGTGGATCCCAGACACCCCCCGCTCATTCGACGGTGGGTGGAGGCGAATGTGAAGGAGATGCGTTACGTGGAGACACGACACGACATCACCGGCAGGTCTGTCTAGAGAGCCTCTCCGCCTTTGCTCCTTCCACCCGAGCGTCATTTAACaattttttcatcatttaactTACTGTACCTTCACTGTTCTTGATTTAGAGTAAAATGccatcattttaaaagcttaaCATAATCACATAATTAAGCTCAATAGACTGACGCCAAAttcagtctgttttgtttttgtttcttagGCCACGATTTTGCATCCTTCAGAAAGAGAAGTCAAGCAAGGACCACAAGCTGGATCTGGATTGAGAAACCGAGATCCTATTACACTGGCTTTAGCCCAGGTCGCCACAGCCTCAGCTCCCCTACCCCCACTGAGCCACCAAGCACGCATTCACAGCGATATCATTACTCCAA
This portion of the Anoplopoma fimbria isolate UVic2021 breed Golden Eagle Sablefish chromosome 17, Afim_UVic_2022, whole genome shotgun sequence genome encodes:
- the hemk1 gene encoding MTRF1L release factor glutamine methyltransferase, with amino-acid sequence MWRTSLSAAYRSFGCRIVGPKGRWSFHVVRKYSAPAVPASRITALQAVDLWKKHFAERGVMEPDHSSLYIIAHLLGAKTIESLERGKLSELLSPEKTEQMWKLCNRRLSRMPVQYVIEEWDFRDLTLTMRPPVFIPRPETEELVELVLSDLEMNYGVGSDGQHTCLEVGCGSGAICLSLLKSLPQLKVTALDQSLDAVDLTGENALRLGLQDRLQIHHLDVMKDTETVLSLCRHVSALVSNPPYLFSEDMSTLEPEILRFEDHAALDGGKDGLKVIKQILTLAPQILSNHGRVYLEVDPRHPPLIRRWVEANVKEMRYVETRHDITGRPRFCILQKEKSSKDHKLDLD